A stretch of the Chanos chanos chromosome 1, fChaCha1.1, whole genome shotgun sequence genome encodes the following:
- the gja10a gene encoding gap junction protein alpha 10 a translates to MGDWNLLGSILEEVHIHSTIVGKIWLTILFIFRMLVLGVAAEDVWDDEQSQFICNTDQPGCKNVCYDQAFPISLIRFWVLQVIFVSSPSLVYMGHALYRLRALEKERHRRRAQLRAELEETEALMEEHKRLERELRKLEEQKKVKKAPLRGSLLRTYIIHILTRSVVEVGFIVGQYILYGIGLDPLYKCERVPCPNSVDCYVSRPTEKTIFMVFMIVIAGVSLFLNLLEISHLGVKKIKQTLSGLQFTEDNSLSKPQNKPTIQQLCVMTDLSPHKNTKLTTFIMQDRMEPPPLYPNAGMNPSSEIPRHSSFAGSNLPVTCVSQQPRQLRLLSHGMIPDMRFQAPVEQESADEIQDQRAESSNGSNRDSRPSNSGPQSHDDLHAQGPAHLEIPAYLRSALHRPSRVTDLGDDVLDSTDSDFYPHPRKASFMARMPSDSESRSAPSCTSSRSSVSELGSLNNGLPMNPPPGGRRMSMSVFLDISSIMKK, encoded by the exons ATGGGTGACTGGAACTTATTGGGGAGTATTTTGGAGGAAGTCCATATTCACTCCACTATCGTGGGTAAAATTTGGCTGACCATCCTGTTCATATTTCGGATGCTTGTCCTTGGCGTGGCAGCGGAAGACGTATGGGATGATGAGCAAAGCCAGTTTATCTGCAACACAGACCAGCCAGGATGCAAGAACGTCTGTTATGATCAGGCGTTCCCAATATCTCTCATCCGCTTCTGGGTGCTCCAAGTCATCTTCGTGTCCTCACCCTCCCTGGTGTACATGGGACATGCTCTGTACAGACTGAGGGCTCTGGAGAAGGAGAGGCACCGGAGGAGAGCTCAGCTTAGAGCGGAGCTGGAAGAAACAGAAGCCCTGATGGAGGAGCACAAAAGGTTGGAGAGGGAGCTGAGGAAACTGGAGGAGCAGAAGAAGGTGAAGAAGGCTCCATTGCGGGGTTCTTTACTACGCACATATATCATTCATATCCTAACCAGATCAGTGGTGGAAGTGGGGTTTATAGTGGGTCAGTATATCTTATACGGGATAGGACTGGATCCTTTGTACAAGTGCGAGAGGGTGCCTTGCCCGAACAGCGTTGACTGTTATGTCTCCAGGCCAACAGAAAAGACTATTTTCATGGTTTTTATGATCGTCATTGctggtgtctctctgtttctgaatcTCCTGGAAATATCCCACTTGGGagtaaagaaaattaaacagacaTTATCTGGTTTGCAGTTCACGGAGGATAACAGTCTGAGCAAACCACAGAACAAACCAACTATTCAGcaactgtgtgtgatgacagactTGTCACctcacaaaaatacaaagttgACAACCTTCATTATGCAGGACCGAATGGAGCCTCCTCCTCTGTACCCTAACGCTGGCATGAACCCAAGCTCTGAGATACCCAGACACAGCAGCTTTGCTGGGTCTAACCTCCCTGTAACCTGTGTGAGCCAACAGCCAAGACAACTGCGTCTGTTAAGCCATGGAATGATCCCAGACATGCGCTTTCAAGCTCCTGTGGAGCAGGAGAGCGCTGATGAAATTCAAGACCAGCGTGCAGAAAGTAGTAATGGCTCAAACAGGGACAGCAGACCATCAAACTCAGGTCCACAGAGTCATGACGATTTACATGCGCAAGGCCCCGCCCATTTGGAGATACCAGCCTATCTACGTAGCGCGTTGCACAGGCCGAGTAGAGTGACCGACCTGGGGGACGACGTCCTGGACTCTACAGACAGCGACTTTTACCCACATCCAAGGAAAGCCAGCTTCATGGCCCGCATGCCTTCAGACAGCGAGTCCAGAAGTGCTCCCAGCTGTACCTCCTCAAGGAGCTCAGTGTCAGAGCTAGGCTCGCTGAACAATGGCCTGCCTATGAATCCACCACCAGGGGGACGGAGAATGTCAATG AGTGTGTTCTTGGACATCTCTTCCATCATGAAGAAgtga